From the genome of Chionomys nivalis chromosome 19, mChiNiv1.1, whole genome shotgun sequence, one region includes:
- the Slc19a1 gene encoding reduced folate transporter: protein MVPTSQAAEKQACEDPRQDHELKSWRCLVFYLCFFGFMAQLRPGESFITPYLLQRNFTITQVINEIIPVLPYSHMTVLVPIFLLTDYLRYKPVLVLQCLSFVCVWLLLLLGNSVLHMQLMEVFYSITMAARIAYSSYIFSLVQPSRYQRMASYSRTAVLLGVFTSSVLGQVLLSLGYQSLNYISLGFVIFSLGLSLFLKRPKHSLFFNRSALVRGASPCELDQIHPGPERPEPGKLERVLGMCKDSFLVCMLRELVENARQPQLRLWCLWWVFNSAGYYLISYYTHVLWREADQKLNYNGAVDAASTLLSAIMSFSAGFVKIRWALWSKLVIASVIAIQAGLVFCMVIMATNIWILYVAYVLFRGAYQFLVPIATFQIASSLSKELCALVFGINTFLATVLKTVITLVVSDKRGLGLSVQRQFTIYSLYFLVLSIICFVGAALDGLRYCRRRRHQPLPLPQELSPLENSVQVLSVQDGNLKGPQPSAPPLLPEDGVEDSVAGLRLEAKA from the exons ATGGTGCCCACTAGCCAGGCGGCAGAAAAACAGGCATGCGAGGATCCCAGGCAGGACCATGAACTCAAGTCCTGGCGATGCCTTGTGTTCTATCTCTGCTTCTTCGGCTTCATGGCGCAGCTGCGGCCTGGGGAGAGCTTCATCACGCCCTACCTCCTGCAACGTAACTTCACAATCACACAG GTGATCAATGAGATCATTCCGGTGTTGCCCTACTCTCACATGACCGTGCTGGTGCCAATCTTCCTGCTCACAGACTACCTGCGATACAAGCCCGTCCTGGTCCTGCAATGCCTGAGctttgtgtgtgtctggctgttgctgctgctgggcAACTCTGTACTACACATGCAGCTCATGGAAGTCTTCTACAGCATCACCATGGCCGCACGCATCGCCTACTCCTCCTACATCTTCTCCCTGGTGCAGCCCTCCCGCTACCAGCGCATGGCCAGCTACTCAAGGACAGCCGTGTTGCTGGGAGTCTTCACCAGCTCTGTGTTGGGCCAGGTGCTGTTGTCCCTGGGATACCAGTCCCTCAACTACATCTCCCTGGGCTTTGTCATCTTCAGCCTGGGCCTCTCCCTCTTCCTAAAGCGACCTAAGCACAGCCTCTTTTTCAACCGCAGTGCACTGGTGCGAGGAGCCTCGCCCTGTGAGCTGGACCAGATACACCCGGGCCCTGAGCGACCAGAGCCCGGGAAACTGGAGCGAGTGCTGGGCATGTGCAAAGACTCCTTCCTGGTGTGCATGCTCCGTGAGCTGGTGGAAAATGCACGGCAGCCCCAGCTGCGCCTCTGGTGCCTCTGGTGGGTCTTCAACTCTGCTGGCTACTACTTGATTTCGTACTACACGCATGTCCTGTGGAGAGAAGCTGACCAAAAGCTCAACTACAATGGCGCCGTAGATGCTGCCTCCACGCTGCTGA GCGCCATCATGTCCTTCTCCGCGGGCTTCGTGAAGATCCGTTGGGCTCTGTGGTCAAAGCTGGTCATCGCAAGTGTTATAGCCATCCAGGCTGGGCTGGTTTTCTGTATGGTTATCATGGCCACCAACATCTGGATACTCTACGTGGCCTACGTGCTTTTCCGTGGGGCCTACCAGTTCCTTGTGCCCATTGCCAC TTTTCAGATCGCGTCTTCCCTGTCTAAGGAGCTCTGCGCCTTGGTCTTTGGGATCAACACATTCCTTGCCACCGTGCTCAAGACCGTCATCACACTTGTGGTCTCTGACAAACGGGGTCTGGGCCTCAGTGTTCAGAGACAG TTCACTATCTACTCCCTGTACTTCCTGGTGCTCTCCATCATCTGCTTTGTCGGGGCTGCGCTGGACGGCTTGAGGTACTGCCGGCGGCGTCGCCAccagcccctgcccctgccccaggaGCTGAGCCCCTTGGAGAATTCTGTGCAGGTCCTAAGCGTGCAGGATGGAAACCTAAAGGGACCACAACCCTCAGCACCACCGCTACTCCCAGAGGATGGTGTGGAGGACAGCGTGGCAGGCTTGAGACTCGAAGCCAAGGCCTGA